A region of Piscinibacter gummiphilus DNA encodes the following proteins:
- a CDS encoding SseB family protein, producing MSQPSLSMLIEALQAQPGGEKYEHFLSIFSQSSVGVVVIGAPEGNPGGTLKADGERISLGSSRHGDGKSRVLAFADPKEFIANFGPRFNGEMLGEDVFKVALHNQTCDGILLNSAEAPISLPMERVDIQRFLQSAPPGQDGPAKRPWWKPWKR from the coding sequence ATGAGCCAGCCCTCTCTTTCGATGCTCATCGAGGCCCTGCAAGCGCAGCCAGGCGGGGAGAAGTACGAACACTTTCTCTCCATCTTCAGCCAGTCCTCGGTGGGAGTGGTGGTCATCGGTGCGCCTGAGGGGAACCCGGGCGGAACGTTGAAGGCGGATGGCGAGCGAATTTCACTGGGGTCGTCCCGACACGGTGACGGCAAGTCCCGCGTCCTGGCCTTCGCCGACCCCAAGGAGTTCATTGCCAACTTCGGCCCGCGGTTCAACGGCGAGATGCTGGGTGAAGATGTCTTCAAGGTCGCGCTTCACAACCAGACTTGTGACGGCATCCTGCTGAACAGTGCCGAAGCGCCCATCAGCCTTCCGATGGAACGAGTCGACATTCAACGGTTTCTGCAGTCCGCCCCGCCAGGCCAGGATGGTCCTGCGAAACGTCCATGGTGGAAGCCTTGGAAGAGATGA
- a CDS encoding YdeI/OmpD-associated family protein: MKNTPTPGRKLSFEAELENWAEGMDYCAVPVPAEITQALGTTGPVLVLARVNDSEPFQVSLFPVGGGQHYIRIKAKVRQETNTKTGDLIRLRMTVLDRASVTIPDDLLRALQAEHVVEAFKSLPPGKQNFMIRRIDEAVGPKTREKRITDVVMAAYQRREELADKGNVGGGTSPPHDPVDSRRD; the protein is encoded by the coding sequence ATGAAGAACACACCCACCCCAGGACGGAAACTTTCGTTCGAAGCCGAGTTGGAGAACTGGGCCGAAGGAATGGACTACTGCGCCGTTCCGGTTCCCGCCGAGATCACCCAGGCTCTGGGGACGACGGGGCCGGTGCTGGTCCTCGCGCGCGTGAACGACTCGGAGCCCTTCCAGGTCAGCCTCTTTCCGGTCGGCGGCGGCCAGCACTACATTCGCATCAAGGCGAAAGTGCGTCAGGAGACGAACACCAAGACCGGTGATCTCATCCGGTTGCGCATGACGGTCCTCGATCGGGCAAGTGTCACGATTCCTGACGACCTGCTCCGTGCGCTTCAAGCCGAACATGTGGTGGAGGCATTCAAGTCACTGCCGCCCGGAAAGCAGAATTTCATGATCCGGCGAATCGACGAGGCGGTCGGCCCCAAGACGCGCGAGAAGCGAATCACGGATGTCGTGATGGCTGCATACCAGCGGAGGGAGGAGCTCGCAGACAAAGGGAACGTTGGAGGCGGCACAAGTCCACCCCACGACCCGGTGGACTCCAGGCGCGACTGA
- a CDS encoding rod shape-determining protein, whose protein sequence is MFANLFKQFVYVQLSPQRLAVRDPVKQVSISEVPEIAIRKTPGEKARVAAVGSAARLAGSEPHTAVHNPFAHPRSLISDFTVAELLLKAFMLRLRGNAILVPAPVVVMHPLGEQAGGLTQIELRAMRELGLGAGASKVRLWEGPDLTDEQIMRGQFPSTGCLHE, encoded by the coding sequence ATGTTCGCGAATCTCTTCAAACAGTTCGTCTACGTACAGCTTTCCCCGCAGCGGCTCGCGGTCCGAGATCCGGTCAAACAGGTCTCGATATCGGAGGTGCCTGAAATCGCGATCCGCAAGACTCCGGGTGAGAAAGCGCGCGTCGCCGCCGTCGGATCAGCCGCTCGTCTCGCCGGATCCGAGCCGCACACGGCCGTTCACAACCCCTTCGCCCATCCACGATCACTGATCTCCGACTTCACCGTTGCAGAACTGCTGCTCAAGGCTTTCATGCTGCGCCTGCGCGGAAACGCCATTCTTGTTCCAGCACCTGTTGTGGTGATGCATCCGCTCGGCGAGCAGGCAGGCGGCCTGACCCAGATCGAACTCCGGGCAATGCGTGAGCTCGGCCTTGGCGCGGGTGCGTCGAAGGTTCGCCTCTGGGAAGGTCCTGATCTCACAGATGAGCAAATCATGCGAGGGCAGTTTCCAAGTACAGGTTGCCTCCATGAGTAG
- a CDS encoding GNAT family N-acetyltransferase: protein MYTVNREDPESPVAASLMDALSETLARITGDSGKSSFDPGDVRGERARFVVARTTAGVPAGCGAFRPLEASVAEVKRMYAVPGMSGAGSAVLAHLEAEAQALGYSELWLETRLVNVRAVAFYERNGYARISNFGKYVGNIEAACFAKLLSAAGV from the coding sequence ATGTATACCGTGAATCGAGAGGATCCTGAATCGCCGGTGGCTGCGAGCCTGATGGACGCGCTCTCGGAGACACTCGCCAGAATCACCGGTGACAGCGGAAAGTCATCCTTCGATCCAGGTGACGTTCGGGGGGAGAGGGCACGCTTTGTTGTCGCACGCACGACTGCAGGGGTACCCGCGGGCTGTGGTGCGTTCCGCCCGCTCGAGGCGTCCGTTGCGGAGGTCAAGCGCATGTACGCGGTGCCGGGCATGTCGGGTGCGGGGAGTGCCGTACTGGCCCACTTGGAGGCCGAGGCGCAGGCGCTGGGCTATTCCGAGCTGTGGTTGGAAACGCGTCTCGTGAACGTGCGCGCAGTCGCGTTCTATGAGAGGAACGGCTACGCTCGTATTTCAAACTTCGGAAAGTATGTGGGCAACATCGAAGCTGCTTGCTTTGCCAAGTTGCTCTCTGCCGCAGGTGTCTGA
- a CDS encoding IS110 family RNA-guided transposase — MNNPDSFLGIDIAKDWLDVAWLSGQTLRIDYTDEAVAGLTERLLADPPSLVVMEATGGLETAVASALAAAGLPVAVVNPRQVRDYAKARGRLAKTDRIDALILAAFAAAIRPQVRELPDEHTRALGELLARRRQLVEMRVQEKLRIQRASALQKASLREHIAWLDERISRLDIDLTHALRTSDAWRDKDDLLKAIPGVGSLTRATLVALLPELGTLTRRQIAALVGVAPFNRDSGKHQGDRVIWGGRAQVRRALYMAAVSAMRCNPVIRAFYKHLRSQGKPAKVALTACMRKLLVIMNAMLKHHSPWSPELDLQHSC; from the coding sequence ATGAACAACCCAGATTCTTTCCTCGGCATCGACATCGCCAAGGACTGGCTCGATGTCGCCTGGCTCTCGGGGCAAACGCTTCGCATCGACTACACCGACGAGGCCGTGGCCGGCCTCACCGAGCGACTGCTGGCCGATCCCCCTTCCCTCGTGGTGATGGAAGCCACCGGCGGCCTGGAAACCGCTGTGGCCAGCGCGCTCGCCGCCGCTGGCCTGCCCGTGGCCGTCGTCAACCCACGCCAGGTGCGTGACTATGCGAAGGCCCGTGGCCGACTGGCCAAGACCGATCGCATCGACGCCCTCATCCTGGCCGCCTTCGCCGCGGCCATCCGTCCACAGGTGCGCGAACTCCCGGACGAGCACACCCGTGCCCTCGGTGAACTGCTGGCTCGCCGTCGCCAGCTCGTCGAGATGCGCGTGCAGGAAAAACTGCGCATCCAACGCGCCTCCGCGCTCCAGAAAGCCAGCTTGCGCGAGCACATCGCTTGGCTGGACGAGCGCATCAGCCGTCTCGACATCGACCTCACCCACGCGCTCCGAACGTCGGACGCCTGGCGCGACAAAGACGATCTGCTCAAGGCCATCCCCGGCGTGGGCTCGCTCACGCGTGCCACCCTGGTGGCCCTGCTCCCTGAACTCGGAACGCTCACCCGAAGGCAAATCGCCGCGCTGGTCGGCGTGGCGCCCTTCAACCGCGACAGCGGCAAGCACCAGGGCGATCGCGTCATCTGGGGTGGCCGTGCCCAAGTACGCCGAGCGCTCTATATGGCCGCCGTCAGCGCCATGCGCTGCAACCCCGTCATCCGGGCCTTCTACAAACACCTGCGCAGCCAAGGTAAACCCGCCAAGGTCGCCCTCACCGCCTGCATGCGCAAGCTCCTCGTGATCATGAACGCCATGCTCAAGCATCACTCCCCCTGGTCTCCGGAGCTTGACTTGCAACACAGTTGCTAA
- a CDS encoding HNH endonuclease, whose amino-acid sequence MDTTHGEVVGYWSANADECGLSVDWAEAERLCWRCAQGRQLQRCHIVPRALGGSELPSNLVLLCAQCHAEAPNVEDPTFMWAWLRAHGAPFYGTYWRQRGFREYEFLFGRMPFAGMNIENAMPAIEDALSRYMRRASTHWGQGELNPSTIAWVLQQVEHELRNGA is encoded by the coding sequence ATGGACACAACTCATGGCGAAGTCGTTGGCTACTGGTCCGCTAATGCTGACGAATGCGGCCTCTCTGTAGATTGGGCCGAAGCCGAGAGGCTGTGCTGGCGATGCGCGCAGGGCCGACAGTTGCAGCGTTGCCATATTGTTCCCCGCGCACTCGGAGGGTCAGAGCTTCCGAGCAATCTTGTGCTTCTCTGTGCGCAGTGTCATGCAGAAGCCCCCAACGTTGAAGATCCAACATTCATGTGGGCCTGGTTGCGAGCGCATGGGGCCCCGTTCTATGGCACGTACTGGCGGCAGCGAGGATTCAGAGAGTACGAGTTTCTATTCGGTAGGATGCCATTCGCTGGCATGAACATCGAGAACGCGATGCCGGCGATAGAGGATGCGCTTTCCAGGTACATGCGACGGGCGAGTACTCACTGGGGACAAGGAGAACTCAATCCGTCAACTATCGCCTGGGTTCTGCAGCAAGTAGAGCATGAGCTACGCAATGGCGCCTAA
- a CDS encoding aminoacyl-tRNA hydrolase, with product MKMYILVRDDIPLGFAMVAVAHASLAGYLKFQDAPETKEWLAGPFFKAICKANPKEFDNAKRVPDHVVLTESALGNQEVAIVFKPRAEWPKMFRFLRLYRDAPSAAPGTGDA from the coding sequence ATGAAGATGTACATCCTGGTCCGAGACGACATCCCGCTCGGCTTCGCCATGGTCGCGGTCGCACACGCATCCCTCGCTGGGTACCTGAAGTTCCAGGATGCGCCGGAAACGAAAGAGTGGCTCGCCGGTCCGTTCTTCAAGGCGATCTGCAAAGCCAACCCGAAGGAGTTCGACAACGCCAAGCGCGTGCCGGACCATGTCGTCCTCACGGAGTCGGCACTTGGCAACCAGGAAGTCGCGATCGTTTTCAAGCCACGAGCGGAATGGCCCAAGATGTTCAGATTCCTGAGGCTCTACCGCGATGCGCCTTCGGCCGCGCCAGGCACCGGGGATGCCTGA
- a CDS encoding GNAT family N-acetyltransferase codes for MLQLVVPSEQYLPSYAAALRRGWSPNNERGAAAALEELAQIETDPAAFVASLDDMDGRGAPVKMPDGSMVPRLPGFRRWMWDGEVVGSIGFRWKRGTVELPPYCLGHIGYSVAPWMRRRGHATSALLSMLDEARRLGLPYVEITADVDNLPSQKVILAAGGALHERFDKPPQFGGKPCLRFRIALAS; via the coding sequence ATGCTCCAACTCGTCGTTCCCTCCGAGCAGTATCTGCCCAGCTATGCAGCGGCACTCCGCCGCGGCTGGTCGCCGAACAACGAGCGCGGTGCGGCCGCGGCGCTCGAAGAGCTCGCCCAGATCGAAACCGATCCTGCCGCCTTTGTCGCGTCCCTCGATGACATGGACGGGCGCGGCGCTCCCGTCAAGATGCCCGATGGATCGATGGTGCCCCGCCTGCCGGGTTTCAGGCGCTGGATGTGGGACGGGGAGGTCGTCGGAAGCATCGGCTTCCGATGGAAGCGCGGGACGGTCGAGCTTCCGCCCTATTGCCTGGGCCACATCGGGTACTCCGTTGCCCCATGGATGCGGCGGCGGGGCCATGCCACGTCGGCGCTCCTGAGCATGTTGGACGAAGCTCGCAGACTGGGACTTCCCTACGTGGAGATCACGGCGGACGTGGACAACCTGCCTTCGCAGAAAGTCATCCTGGCCGCAGGTGGAGCCCTTCATGAGCGGTTCGACAAGCCGCCGCAGTTCGGCGGCAAGCCCTGCCTGCGCTTTCGGATTGCCTTGGCATCGTGA
- a CDS encoding DUF2314 domain-containing protein, producing MALHAIAEEPNPYAAAQAELHYFNEAIADPKRATLPRVLVEIREDKKTERFWLNHARLDGKEYVGRLEAIPREVSSLQFGQEVRVQGKDVLDWTYQDRESRVIYGHYNVCSEFKAMSKKEAKEQMTYWGVACKPKQ from the coding sequence ATGGCTCTCCATGCCATCGCCGAAGAGCCAAACCCATATGCGGCGGCGCAAGCGGAGCTTCACTACTTCAACGAAGCCATAGCGGATCCGAAGCGTGCAACCCTGCCGCGTGTACTAGTCGAGATTCGAGAAGACAAGAAGACCGAAAGGTTCTGGCTCAATCACGCGCGCTTAGACGGTAAGGAGTATGTCGGTAGGCTGGAGGCAATCCCAAGAGAGGTCTCTAGCCTTCAGTTCGGACAAGAAGTACGGGTGCAAGGCAAAGATGTGCTTGACTGGACCTACCAAGACAGGGAGAGCCGCGTCATCTACGGTCACTACAACGTATGTTCTGAGTTCAAAGCCATGTCCAAGAAGGAAGCGAAGGAACAGATGACCTACTGGGGAGTGGCATGCAAACCAAAGCAGTGA
- a CDS encoding 3'-5' exoribonuclease domain-containing protein gives MSEIYLSTDVETDGPIPGPHSMLSFGSAAYTSDKQLVSTFSANLETLEGAAPHPKTAEWWATQPAAWAACRKDLQNPESAMRAYVDWIKSLKGKPVFVAYPAGFDFLFVYWYLMRFVGESPFSHSALDMKSYAMAVMKTEYRESTKRNMPKQWFDKFPHTHVALDDAIEQGALFCNMLKANQSKSGAWSETPPHSSR, from the coding sequence ATGAGCGAGATCTACCTCAGCACCGATGTCGAGACCGATGGCCCGATCCCCGGCCCTCACTCCATGTTGAGCTTCGGTTCCGCCGCCTACACCTCGGACAAGCAGCTCGTCTCGACTTTCTCCGCCAACCTGGAAACGCTGGAGGGGGCCGCCCCTCATCCCAAGACGGCCGAGTGGTGGGCGACACAGCCCGCGGCATGGGCTGCATGCAGGAAAGACCTGCAGAACCCCGAAAGCGCCATGCGGGCCTATGTCGACTGGATCAAGTCGCTCAAAGGGAAGCCCGTGTTCGTCGCCTATCCCGCAGGCTTCGACTTCCTCTTCGTCTACTGGTATCTCATGCGCTTCGTGGGCGAGAGCCCCTTCAGCCATTCGGCACTGGACATGAAGTCGTATGCGATGGCGGTCATGAAGACCGAGTATCGCGAGAGCACCAAGCGCAACATGCCGAAGCAATGGTTCGACAAGTTTCCCCACACGCACGTCGCACTCGATGATGCGATCGAACAGGGGGCGCTGTTCTGCAACATGCTCAAGGCGAATCAGTCGAAGAGCGGTGCCTGGTCCGAAACTCCGCCGCATTCGAGCCGATGA
- a CDS encoding IS110 family RNA-guided transposase, with the protein MNNPDSFLGIDIAKDWLDVAWLSGQTLRIDYTDEAVAGLTERLLADPPSLVVMEATGGLETAVASALAAAGLPVAVVNPRQVRDYAKARGRLAKTDRIDALILAAFAAAIRPQVRELPDEHTRALGELLARRRQLVEMRVQEKLRIQRASALQKASLREHIAWLDERISRLDIDLTHALRTSDAWRDKDDLLKAIPGVGSLTRATLVALRPELGTLTRRQIAALVGVAPFNRDSGKHQGDRVIWGGRAQVRRTLYMAAVSAMRCNPVIRAFYKHLRSQGKPAKVALTACMRKLLVIMNAMLKHHSPWSPELDLQHSC; encoded by the coding sequence ATGAACAACCCAGATTCTTTCCTCGGCATCGACATCGCCAAGGACTGGCTCGATGTCGCCTGGCTCTCGGGGCAAACGCTTCGCATCGACTACACCGACGAGGCCGTGGCCGGCCTCACCGAGCGACTGCTGGCCGATCCCCCTTCCCTCGTGGTGATGGAAGCCACCGGCGGCCTGGAAACCGCTGTGGCCAGCGCGCTCGCCGCCGCCGGCCTGCCCGTGGCCGTCGTCAACCCACGTCAGGTGCGTGACTATGCGAAGGCCCGTGGCCGACTGGCCAAGACCGATCGCATCGACGCCCTCATTCTGGCCGCCTTCGCAGCGGCCATCCGTCCACAGGTGCGCGAACTCCCGGACGAGCACACCCGTGCCCTCGGTGAACTGCTGGCTCGCCGTCGCCAGCTCGTCGAGATGCGCGTGCAGGAAAAACTGCGCATCCAACGCGCCTCCGCGCTCCAGAAAGCCAGCTTGCGCGAGCACATCGCTTGGCTGGACGAGCGCATCAGCCGTCTCGACATCGACCTCACCCACGCGCTCCGAACGTCGGACGCCTGGCGCGACAAAGACGATCTGCTCAAGGCCATCCCCGGCGTGGGCTCGCTCACGCGTGCCACCCTGGTGGCCCTGCGCCCTGAACTCGGAACGCTCACCCGAAGGCAAATCGCCGCGCTGGTCGGCGTGGCGCCCTTCAACCGCGACAGCGGCAAGCACCAGGGCGATCGCGTCATCTGGGGTGGCCGTGCCCAAGTACGCCGAACGCTCTATATGGCCGCCGTCAGCGCCATGCGCTGCAACCCCGTCATCCGGGCCTTCTACAAACACCTGCGCAGCCAAGGTAAACCCGCCAAGGTCGCCCTCACCGCCTGCATGCGCAAGCTCCTCGTGATCATGAACGCCATGCTCAAGCATCACTCCCCCTGGTCTCCGGAGCTTGACTTGCAACACAGTTGCTAA
- a CDS encoding ankyrin repeat domain-containing protein, which produces MSTSDQPEKLQEVLRSAAQSMFPAEDDDGSIDVNSRSLDGDTPLHVFVWRGDVASARVLVEAAADVNAAGDMGETPLHVALNQQNEALVRLFVEAGARTTIRSGFGETAQDIAQRVGGIFAKLVPVRRGERQNRR; this is translated from the coding sequence ATGTCCACGAGCGATCAACCGGAGAAGCTGCAGGAGGTGCTCCGTTCTGCGGCGCAAAGCATGTTCCCGGCCGAAGACGATGACGGTTCGATCGATGTGAATTCCAGAAGCCTTGACGGCGACACACCGCTGCACGTGTTCGTCTGGCGAGGTGACGTGGCGTCGGCGAGGGTGCTTGTCGAAGCTGCGGCCGACGTGAATGCCGCGGGCGACATGGGTGAAACACCGCTGCATGTCGCGCTGAATCAGCAGAACGAAGCGCTGGTCCGCCTGTTCGTGGAGGCGGGGGCGCGCACGACGATCCGCTCCGGATTCGGCGAGACGGCTCAAGACATTGCACAGCGAGTCGGCGGGATCTTCGCCAAGCTCGTTCCCGTTCGCCGTGGAGAGCGCCAGAACAGAAGATGA
- a CDS encoding DUF4826 family protein, whose protein sequence is MSDYDDPETEAQWCAERRQEVSDYLRGEGLAHGRVGEWPAWQVCPYVSVWAIESLSHPGAVGWWAISGDLPSDHVSSSDAKSPREAVRAIASLWQEAAECMARGERHPSFSIGSGHQDEELGPMLASRAGLLLEWVDDDEAWVEDGA, encoded by the coding sequence ATGAGTGACTACGACGATCCCGAGACAGAGGCTCAATGGTGCGCGGAACGGCGTCAAGAAGTCAGCGACTATCTCCGCGGCGAGGGGCTTGCGCATGGCCGGGTTGGTGAGTGGCCGGCTTGGCAGGTTTGCCCATACGTCTCTGTTTGGGCGATCGAGAGCCTATCGCATCCAGGGGCTGTCGGTTGGTGGGCCATCTCTGGAGATCTGCCGAGTGACCATGTCTCATCGAGCGATGCAAAGTCTCCTCGCGAGGCGGTTCGAGCCATCGCCTCGCTTTGGCAGGAAGCAGCGGAATGCATGGCGCGTGGTGAGAGGCATCCGTCGTTCAGCATCGGATCAGGGCATCAGGATGAAGAACTCGGCCCCATGTTGGCATCCAGAGCCGGGCTTCTTCTTGAGTGGGTCGATGACGATGAGGCTTGGGTCGAAGATGGGGCCTGA
- a CDS encoding SEL1-like repeat protein: MSTSHLEHRAFNMEAWWGLVVHLMASGKHGEAILVTQRAAEAGSVAARVRLAMFGEEAGVSDGEAGRIVEAAERIAGDDVTLHWALRGAHELLLGECDYEEKSRRVLRHLEAYAVLSEDVQAVFAVAMNYLAGRIGVPGDHAVALDWLYCAAALGHERAQEMVSWHVAPGASIERNHPGALRRSRRT, translated from the coding sequence ATGTCCACATCTCATCTCGAACATCGGGCGTTCAACATGGAAGCATGGTGGGGGCTGGTGGTTCACCTGATGGCTTCCGGGAAGCACGGTGAAGCCATTCTTGTGACGCAGCGCGCAGCGGAAGCCGGGAGTGTCGCCGCACGGGTTCGGCTCGCGATGTTCGGCGAAGAGGCTGGAGTTTCTGATGGGGAGGCTGGGCGGATCGTGGAGGCCGCGGAGCGAATCGCAGGTGATGACGTCACGTTGCATTGGGCATTGCGAGGCGCGCATGAACTTCTTCTTGGGGAATGTGACTACGAGGAGAAGTCTCGGCGGGTTCTTCGGCACTTGGAGGCGTATGCCGTCCTGTCTGAAGACGTGCAGGCTGTCTTCGCTGTCGCAATGAACTACTTGGCGGGGCGAATCGGTGTTCCTGGTGACCATGCGGTCGCACTCGACTGGCTCTACTGCGCGGCCGCGCTGGGCCACGAGCGTGCTCAAGAAATGGTCTCGTGGCATGTGGCTCCCGGCGCTTCGATCGAGCGGAACCATCCCGGCGCACTCCGCCGTTCACGCCGTACGTGA
- a CDS encoding DUF2251 domain-containing protein → MPIQVTAEETISIGASAVVEGPAPEGRCVAVFEDDGDTGYFYAVDPSAGGNPIQDAVHIYNVANVADRDAPSVVQIGWSADSRKVVLLINGHPHAVFDFESKRGFCRTGFPPPSGEGPWSVGGHRWDDAALQLFV, encoded by the coding sequence ATGCCGATCCAGGTCACCGCCGAAGAGACGATCTCCATCGGAGCGTCCGCCGTTGTCGAGGGGCCCGCGCCCGAGGGACGTTGCGTTGCCGTCTTTGAAGACGACGGCGACACGGGCTATTTCTATGCGGTCGACCCGTCCGCCGGAGGCAACCCGATCCAGGATGCCGTCCACATCTACAACGTGGCGAACGTGGCGGATCGGGACGCACCTTCGGTCGTCCAGATCGGCTGGTCCGCCGATTCGAGGAAAGTCGTTCTGCTCATCAACGGCCACCCGCACGCCGTCTTCGACTTCGAGTCGAAGCGGGGCTTTTGCAGGACGGGATTCCCGCCACCGTCCGGGGAGGGACCCTGGTCCGTGGGGGGCCATCGGTGGGACGACGCGGCGCTGCAGCTGTTCGTGTGA
- a CDS encoding zinc-ribbon domain-containing protein, which produces MIFFFGRYRFSPRRYGFRNEFCTHCNASRRVESTVTSDFLHLFWIPLIPIGDHETWSCTTCGKAPHGIQRTRYSFKIAGLLLLAFGSFAIWFTPIEPGDEAIAWVMRLALPVGLVATAFHLVRIRSKQSTRVASSDAEPTTDTSCPYCEVPLLDQPDWHCGSCGVRRL; this is translated from the coding sequence ATGATCTTCTTCTTCGGCCGTTATCGGTTCTCACCGAGGCGATATGGCTTTCGAAACGAGTTCTGCACGCACTGCAACGCATCTCGCCGGGTAGAGAGCACGGTGACGAGCGACTTCCTCCACCTCTTCTGGATCCCGCTGATCCCTATCGGTGATCACGAGACTTGGTCTTGCACGACGTGTGGGAAGGCTCCGCATGGAATTCAAAGGACCAGGTACTCGTTCAAGATCGCAGGACTTCTCCTGCTTGCTTTCGGATCGTTTGCGATTTGGTTCACACCGATCGAGCCGGGGGATGAAGCAATCGCCTGGGTCATGCGTTTGGCGCTTCCGGTCGGGCTCGTGGCCACTGCTTTCCATTTGGTGCGGATTAGGTCGAAGCAGTCGACTCGCGTTGCATCAAGTGATGCTGAACCCACAACAGACACGTCATGCCCGTACTGCGAAGTACCACTCTTGGATCAACCCGATTGGCACTGTGGCTCGTGTGGAGTTCGTCGGCTGTGA
- a CDS encoding YfbM family protein, whose translation MSMTGRYLKLSAEQLEAVISESVDVSDLVWPEDGNYPAEPLDIDKTWHVIHFLLTGEVWGGEYPLCNAVLGGTELPGTDAGYGPFRYLTPDEVQSTAKALAEISPADLWVRFIPEDDEVAEIYGWIGDEMQFEYVSENYEPLRTYFSEAAAAGKAMLLHLS comes from the coding sequence ATGTCGATGACCGGAAGGTACTTAAAGCTCTCGGCTGAGCAACTTGAGGCCGTCATCAGCGAATCCGTTGATGTCAGTGATCTCGTGTGGCCGGAAGACGGGAACTACCCGGCCGAGCCACTCGACATAGATAAGACTTGGCACGTAATCCACTTCTTGCTTACTGGCGAGGTGTGGGGTGGCGAGTATCCGTTGTGCAACGCAGTTCTGGGTGGAACCGAACTGCCCGGAACTGATGCTGGATATGGGCCATTCCGCTACCTAACTCCAGATGAAGTTCAGTCAACAGCCAAGGCTCTAGCTGAAATCTCACCAGCTGACTTGTGGGTACGGTTCATCCCAGAGGACGATGAGGTTGCCGAGATCTATGGATGGATTGGCGATGAGATGCAATTCGAGTACGTGTCGGAGAACTACGAACCGCTCCGAACATATTTCTCCGAGGCCGCTGCTGCTGGCAAAGCAATGCTTCTGCACCTTTCATAG
- a CDS encoding SEL1-like repeat protein, translated as MRFSIAVPLAALAVASSATAAAAAPCQEPELESVASDDPECHFYKGTRHFREKDYQAALQEWLAVMEAKELPKELEYLRLNAQNNLGYLYYMGLGVRKNTELAIQQYWLPAEKAGHEEAAYHLCHAYAEENRNVALGYCREALRRYGRLGETDEGDAAVVAQLRRYISHLEGR; from the coding sequence ATGCGTTTCTCCATCGCTGTCCCGCTCGCTGCACTGGCCGTCGCTTCGTCGGCAACCGCCGCGGCCGCCGCGCCGTGCCAGGAGCCCGAACTGGAGTCGGTGGCCAGCGACGACCCGGAGTGCCACTTCTACAAGGGAACCAGGCATTTCCGGGAGAAGGACTATCAGGCAGCCTTGCAGGAATGGCTCGCCGTCATGGAGGCCAAGGAACTGCCGAAGGAGCTCGAGTACCTGCGACTCAACGCCCAGAACAACCTGGGCTACCTCTACTACATGGGGCTGGGTGTCCGGAAGAACACGGAGCTCGCGATCCAGCAGTACTGGCTGCCGGCTGAGAAGGCCGGCCACGAAGAGGCGGCCTATCACCTGTGCCACGCGTATGCCGAAGAGAATCGGAACGTCGCGCTGGGCTATTGCCGGGAGGCACTTCGCCGCTATGGCAGGCTCGGCGAGACCGACGAGGGCGATGCCGCAGTGGTCGCCCAGTTGCGCCGCTACATTTCGCACCTGGAGGGGAGGTGA
- a CDS encoding DUF4279 domain-containing protein has product MHRLKDHKTGLFARMGGSFNRAFFLLEMFGDDLDPQAVTEILGIVPTKSYRKGDERPRGAQHYRTGGWILDSGELQLADGEGDKRLHDLLVSLPSEATVWKSLQSYEPRVRLVLYTDQMNAEFKLGPLAANELSRRGLALLIDPYLELDE; this is encoded by the coding sequence ATGCATCGTTTGAAAGACCACAAGACCGGCCTCTTTGCCCGCATGGGGGGCAGCTTTAATCGCGCATTCTTCCTGCTGGAGATGTTTGGGGATGACTTGGATCCACAAGCAGTCACCGAGATTTTGGGGATTGTCCCGACGAAGAGCTATCGCAAGGGCGATGAGCGTCCGAGGGGGGCTCAGCACTATAGGACTGGCGGCTGGATTCTTGACTCAGGAGAGTTGCAACTTGCCGATGGTGAAGGCGACAAGCGTCTCCACGACTTGCTTGTATCGCTCCCAAGCGAAGCAACGGTTTGGAAGTCACTTCAAAGCTACGAGCCACGGGTACGTCTGGTGCTGTACACCGATCAGATGAACGCTGAGTTCAAGCTGGGGCCGCTTGCGGCAAACGAGCTTTCAAGACGCGGGCTTGCGCTGCTCATCGATCCATACTTGGAACTTGACGAGTGA